GGGACTACATTTTTGCCCGTGCGGCCTACCTAGCTTCGCGGACAGGCTCACTGCCTGTCATGGAGGCTTTTGCCCGGACCCTGATGACGATTGTCAACGGTGAGATCAGCCAGCTGTACCAAGGCGAGTCCTTGCCCGACCGTGCCGAGTACCTGCGGCGCATCAACGCTAAGACCGCCTCCCTTTTTGAGCTTGCCGCCGAGGGAGGCGCCATGTTGTGCACAAACGACGCCGCCCGCCTCCTGGAGCTGAGGGGGTTCGGCTACAGTCTGGGCATCGCCTTTCAGATCGTCGATGATGTCCTCGATTTCGTTGGTGACCAGCGGGATGTAGGCAAGCCGGTAGGGAACGACCTGCGTCACGGTCTCGCCACCCTGCCGGCCATCTACTACGCGCAGGACCATCCAAGCGCTCGCGCCGAACTGATCGAAGCCCTTGCCGGTAGGCTCGATGCCCGGAGCCTGGAACGGACGATCTCCGCCATTGCCGCCTCGGACGCGATCCTGCGCTGCATGGACGAAGGAAAATCCTTTGTAGCCGAAGCTCGGCAAGCTCTTCAACTCTTCCCCCCGAGCCCGGCGCGGACCGCAATGCTGGACCTCGCAGCCTACGTCGTGGAACGCTCTCTCTGACGTTTGCAGAACGGAGGCCGAAGATGGAAATCCAATCCCAGGAATACAAGCGGGTTGCCGTGGTCACCATCAGTGGCCGCATTGACTCGGCGACTTCGGCCGAATTCGAGGCGGCGCTTCAAGATGCCATAGCCAAGGGAAAGCGGAACCTGATCCTGGACATGTCCCAGGTCGAGTTCCTGTCGTCCAGCGGCCTGCGGGTCTTGGTGACAACGCTCAAGACTCTGCGTAAGACGGGGGGAGATATCTGCATCGCCCAGCCCTCCCAGAGGGCTCGCGATGCAATCGACATCGCAGGCCTGGACGTTCTGTTCAAGTCCTTCGACGACAGAGAGGCGGCGATCGCCTCCTTCTGATGGTATTGTGTTCTCGCTTACCCTGACGGTCCCGGCAAGGCTCGATGCCATCGAGGCCATATGCGAGGCGGTCGATTCGGCCGGCAAAGCAGCAGGCTTCGACGAACGCACCCGCTACGCCTGCCAGCTCGCCGCCAGCGAGGCCTGCGAGAACATCGTCAAACACGGCTACGGGGATCAGGCCCTCGGCGAGATAGAGGCCCGCCTCCAGGCCTCGCCCAATGACCTTACCGTTGAGTTGATCGACACCGCTTCCCCCTTCAACCCGGCCGAGCCTGCTGATGCCGAGCCTTGGAGCGTGGACAATCCACCTGTCGGCGGTCTAGGACTGTTGATCATCCAGAGGGTCATGGATGAGGTGCGCTATGAGCGCAGCCGCGGCCAGAACCGCCTGGTCATGAGAAAGCACGCTGGCTGAGGGCGCCGGCCCGTGAGCCCCCTACTGAGAACGCTTTCACCGATGCTCGTCCTTCAACAGCCCCAGTTCACCGCTGTTTCCGTCGCTCTACTGGCCGCTGCCTTGGCGGCGGCCCTGTGGGCGGTGAGGGCATTCGCCCGCAGCCGGCGCCTCGCTCGGGACCGTCGCCACTCTGATGATAGCGCCTCAGAACTCTGGGCCAATCTGTCGGCGGCCCCTGCCATCCCGGCCGAAATCGCCGAATGCGCCTACCTTCACCTGGCCGAGCGATATGAGGCCGACGATTTCCAGATCGGGACCTTCGAGGATTCGCGGTTCTCAACCCTGATCTGGGTCCGCCACGGCACGCGTCAGGCGATCGCACCGTTCCCGCTTTCCGAGACGGATCCCGGTATCGTCGGCTGGGTCCGAACAACCGGCCGCGCCCTGCTGGTCCGGGATTTCGCCCGGCAGGCAGACAGCCTGCCGGCCCGTCCCGCCAACCAGGGGGACGACTCACCCTGCTCGGGCGTGTTCGTTCCGCTTGTCGTCCACGACTCTGTCATCGGAGTCATGGCCCTGCAGAGCCGGCGGCCTGGCGCCTTCACCGAACGCCACCTGGCCGGCATCCAATTGCTCGCCAGCCCGATTGCCTCGGCGCTCGCCTCCGCCAAGCTGAAAGCGGAGGGCGCCGATCGCGCCCGCCACCTGTCGCTCCTGCGCGAGATCGCCATCCGGATGACCTTGCTTGCGCCTCTTCCCGAGCTTCTGCCCGAAGTAGCCTCCTTGCTCCAGGCCGGAGGTGGATGGGAGCAGGTCTCCATCTTTGAACACAAGGCGGGCCGCCTTTTCCTGCGCGCCGTTGCCGGGGAGGCTACCGGCCTCGCACCCGACTTCTCGCTCGACGACCCGGCGCCCATCGCGCAGGCCGCTGCCGCCGCTTCCACCGTGCGTGAGCTGCAGCGCACCGAGACGGGATCAGCCCTTCCCTGGGTGCAGGCAGCGTCGATCCCCCTGGGCGTCGAAGGGCGTATGCTTGGCGTCCTGCACATCCGCGCTGGCGAGGGAGTTGCCATCGACGCCGAAGGCATCGACCTGGCTGAGACCGTGGCCCACCAATTGGCTCTGATCATGCTCGAAGCCCGGAATTTCGCCCAGCAGCAGGAGGAGGCCTGGGTCACCACCGTCCTGCTCGAGGTAGCCCGGCATGCAGCCCAGCCGGGAGACGCCGAGCACGCCCTGCAGGCCGTCTTGCGGCTGACGACCTTGCTCGCCGGAACCTCGTGGGCTGTACTTCTCCTGCCGGACCCGGTCAGCGGCGCCCTCAAATTCGGGCCTTCCGCCGGCTTGCGGCGAACTGCGCGCCACGACCAGGCGCCCCTCGGCCTCGCGCCCGAAG
This sequence is a window from Anaerolineales bacterium. Protein-coding genes within it:
- a CDS encoding ATP-binding protein, translated to MFSLTLTVPARLDAIEAICEAVDSAGKAAGFDERTRYACQLAASEACENIVKHGYGDQALGEIEARLQASPNDLTVELIDTASPFNPAEPADAEPWSVDNPPVGGLGLLIIQRVMDEVRYERSRGQNRLVMRKHAG
- a CDS encoding polyprenyl synthetase family protein is translated as METTTLGFVELIRPGLEAVEGVMRAHPGGHHPSLDDAVEQLLASGGKRIRPAVVLLVGELLEGRADGLVTLAAAIEMLHSATLVHDDLIDGATLRRGAPTLNATWSAGATVLTGDYIFARAAYLASRTGSLPVMEAFARTLMTIVNGEISQLYQGESLPDRAEYLRRINAKTASLFELAAEGGAMLCTNDAARLLELRGFGYSLGIAFQIVDDVLDFVGDQRDVGKPVGNDLRHGLATLPAIYYAQDHPSARAELIEALAGRLDARSLERTISAIAASDAILRCMDEGKSFVAEARQALQLFPPSPARTAMLDLAAYVVERSL
- a CDS encoding SpoIIE family protein phosphatase, with protein sequence MSPLLRTLSPMLVLQQPQFTAVSVALLAAALAAALWAVRAFARSRRLARDRRHSDDSASELWANLSAAPAIPAEIAECAYLHLAERYEADDFQIGTFEDSRFSTLIWVRHGTRQAIAPFPLSETDPGIVGWVRTTGRALLVRDFARQADSLPARPANQGDDSPCSGVFVPLVVHDSVIGVMALQSRRPGAFTERHLAGIQLLASPIASALASAKLKAEGADRARHLSLLREIAIRMTLLAPLPELLPEVASLLQAGGGWEQVSIFEHKAGRLFLRAVAGEATGLAPDFSLDDPAPIAQAAAAASTVRELQRTETGSALPWVQAASIPLGVEGRMLGVLHIRAGEGVAIDAEGIDLAETVAHQLALIMLEARNFAQQQEEAWVTTVLLEVARHAAQPGDAEHALQAVLRLTTLLAGTSWAVLLLPDPVSGALKFGPSAGLRRTARHDQAPLGLAPEALGVRPPYRESEEVRRIDLPEPLREVTASPDAIALSLSDGESLLGVLLLEAPEMPGDRPALLMGIAHQISLRIENSRLVELVTARRSLEREIAMARDIQTSFLPRVLPEYDGWDVGVTWQLARMVGGDFYDFFQMPDGPNGPRWAVVVADVAGKGIPASLFMALSRTLIRSVAFSRIDPGQTLQRANDLIISDSQSNMFVSVVFGLWEPAVARFSFANGGHNPPVLLAPDHQVTLLPRHGMVLGVREAERYETQTLDLEHGSGIVLYTDGVTDASNAVGEPFGADRLLETLRSQHSDSAQDLSTAIHQQVAAYGDDTELDDDLTVVVLRRLLLPPKKPDPRTGRSR
- a CDS encoding STAS domain-containing protein is translated as MEIQSQEYKRVAVVTISGRIDSATSAEFEAALQDAIAKGKRNLILDMSQVEFLSSSGLRVLVTTLKTLRKTGGDICIAQPSQRARDAIDIAGLDVLFKSFDDREAAIASF